One window from the genome of Pseudobdellovibrionaceae bacterium encodes:
- a CDS encoding TPMT family class I SAM-dependent methyltransferase, with product MNLFVKIDEKGLVYNLEDQVITDLDVVQEFLDSLTIDSHHTFRASLHDQSVVVEPFSFPLIATDVHGVQGTYLQLDCENEYTTQADLNKIFLDYKDRFIMYSDKGIPILFNRQAQEQLFDMAESFSDDAIVIEGQEYSTPSWIDTNATLSDPHLWSERYTQNDTGWDMGGPSPSLVWAVEKLKLPKMRVAVLGCGAGHDAQLFASKGHKVTGIDFSPEAIHKAETLYPSNTNLQWVCRDVFEISEEFKASFDLVVEHTCFCAIDPLRRGELVRVWKSILSPEGQVLGVFFVMPKTYGPPYGSTEEEIHDLMAKDFRKNLWVRSKVSHPGRLGRELIVLARVNRV from the coding sequence ATGAATTTATTCGTGAAGATTGATGAGAAGGGTTTGGTGTATAACTTGGAAGACCAAGTCATTACAGACCTTGATGTGGTACAAGAATTTCTGGATTCTTTAACCATAGATTCTCATCATACTTTTAGGGCCAGTTTACATGACCAAAGTGTCGTTGTAGAGCCCTTCAGTTTTCCGTTGATTGCCACTGACGTTCACGGTGTGCAAGGGACATATTTACAATTAGATTGTGAAAATGAATACACTACTCAAGCGGATTTAAATAAAATCTTCCTAGATTATAAAGACAGATTCATCATGTATTCTGATAAAGGCATTCCTATTCTTTTTAACCGTCAGGCCCAAGAGCAACTGTTTGATATGGCGGAGTCTTTTTCGGATGACGCTATAGTGATTGAGGGTCAAGAGTATTCGACGCCTTCCTGGATAGACACGAATGCCACTCTTTCTGACCCGCACTTATGGTCTGAGCGGTACACGCAAAATGATACGGGTTGGGATATGGGTGGACCTTCCCCAAGTTTAGTTTGGGCGGTTGAAAAATTAAAGTTACCTAAAATGCGAGTGGCGGTATTAGGTTGTGGCGCGGGCCATGACGCCCAACTTTTTGCAAGCAAAGGCCACAAAGTCACAGGGATTGATTTTAGCCCTGAGGCCATCCATAAAGCGGAAACTTTGTATCCTTCAAATACCAATTTGCAGTGGGTGTGCCGAGATGTCTTTGAAATCTCTGAGGAGTTTAAGGCCAGTTTTGATCTCGTGGTAGAGCACACCTGCTTTTGTGCCATTGACCCGTTAAGAAGGGGCGAACTTGTAAGGGTATGGAAGAGTATTTTGTCTCCTGAAGGGCAAGTCTTGGGTGTTTTCTTTGTGATGCCAAAGACTTATGGCCCCCCTTACGGAAGTACAGAAGAAGAAATCCATGATCTGATGGCGAAGGATTTTAGAAAGAATCTATGGGTGAGGTCAAAGGTGTCCCATCCAGGACGCCTTGGTCGTGAGCTGATTGTACTGGCGCGAGTAAACAGAGTCTAA
- a CDS encoding AgmX/PglI C-terminal domain-containing protein, with the protein MIHRILLVTLLIASFMAGCSSPEKSQTKEAVAFSLAKESGSFQECGELAENRTSKAPNGKILLSWDIDKFGYAKNIVVDENSTEDSILAECLKEKVKNVKFPTSEIVKEYKVKFPFVFKN; encoded by the coding sequence ATGATCCACAGAATACTCTTAGTGACCTTATTGATCGCTAGCTTTATGGCTGGCTGTAGCAGCCCTGAAAAAAGTCAAACCAAAGAGGCCGTCGCCTTCAGTTTAGCGAAAGAAAGCGGAAGCTTTCAAGAGTGTGGAGAGCTTGCTGAAAACCGCACCAGCAAAGCCCCTAACGGCAAAATCCTTTTAAGTTGGGATATCGACAAATTCGGTTATGCTAAAAATATTGTTGTAGATGAGAACTCTACAGAAGATTCGATTTTGGCAGAGTGCCTAAAAGAAAAGGTGAAAAACGTTAAGTTTCCCACCTCTGAAATCGTTAAAGAATATAAAGTTAAGTTTCCCTTTGTATTCAAAAACTAA